In a single window of the Coffea eugenioides isolate CCC68of chromosome 3, Ceug_1.0, whole genome shotgun sequence genome:
- the LOC113766249 gene encoding galactolipase DONGLE, chloroplastic-like: MATCMHRMHNAYTNFSAFSGNVFSENISGKCLSLGSSTPSFKTNGVQLGKQPLIMSASLIAPSMVKKVVATGSRLARGWREIQGMNNWENLVEPLDSLLREEIIRYGEFVDACYKAFELDPNSKRYLNCKYGKRNLLNEAGLENSGYEVTKYIYATPDINVPIQNSPSCGRWVGYVAVSSDHESAKLGRRDLLITFRGTVTNPEWIANLMSSLTEARLDPHNPRPEVKVESGFLSLYTADESQSKFGLPSCREQLLSEVSRVLNKYQGEEMSITIAGHSMGSSLALLLAYDISELGLNKVVSTNDHVPVTVFSFGGPRVGNSGFKERCEELGVKVLRIVNVNDPITKLPGVFFNESLKVLAERYDLPWSCSCYAHVGVELLLDFFKMHNPSCVHDLETYINLLKRPNNLEIQREGFNFVQKAKKMALSAPKFKGLSWRNAGINMAGLVQSQRT; the protein is encoded by the coding sequence ATGGCAACCTGTATGCACAGAATGCATAATGCATATACCAATTTTAGTGCATTTTCTGGAAATGTTTTTTCTGAAAACATATCTGGAAAATGTTTATCTTTGGGAAGTAGTACTCCATCGTTTAAAACTAATGGAGTGCAATTAGGGAAGCAGCCACTAATAATGTCTGCTTCCCTAATTGCACCATCTATGGTGAAGAAAGTCGTGGCTACAGGTTCGAGATTGGCTCGTGGTTGGAGAGAGATACAAGGGATGAACAACTGGGAAAACCTAGTGGAACCCTTGGATTCTCTTCTCCGGGAGGAGATTATTCGGTATGGAGAGTTCGTTGATGCATGTTACAAGGCTTTCGAGCTTGATCCCAACTCGAAAAGATACTTGAATTGCAAGTATGGGAAGAGGAATCTCCTGAATGAAGCTGGATTGGAAAACTCTGGCTATGAGGTAACGAAATACATTTATGCTACTCCTGACATTAATGTTCCCATCCAAAACAGCCCCAGTTGCGGTAGATGGGTAGGATATGTTGCAGTATCCAGTGATCATGAAAGTGCTAAGCTGGGAAGAAGAGATTTGCTGATCACATTTCGCGGTACAGTTACTAATCCCGAATGGATAGCGAATCTGATGAGCTCATTGACAGAAGCACGTCTTGATCCTCATAATCCTCGGCCTGAGGTGAAAGTGGAATCTGGATTTCTAAGTTTGTATACTGCAGATGAAAGCCAAAGCAAATTCGGGCTCCCCAGTTGCCGGGAGCAGCTTCTTTCGGAGGTTTCTAGGGTACTGAATAAGTACCAAGGAGAGGAAATGAGCATCACCATTGCTGGACATAGCATGGGGAGCTCGCTTGCTCTTCTACTTGCATATGACATTTCTGAGCTTGGATTGAACAAGGTAGTTTCGACTAATGATCATGTACCAGTTACGGTTTTTTCGTTTGGAGGGCCTAGAGTTGGGAACTCCGGCTTCAAAGAACGTTGTGAGGAGCTAGGAGTGAAGGTTTTGAGGATTGTGAATGTTAATGATCCAATCACGAAGCTTCCAGGGGTTTTTTTCAATGAGAGTTTGAAGGTTTTGGCCGAGAGGTACGATCTTCCTTGGAGCTGCTCGTGCTATGCTCATGTGGGAGTTGAATTGCTGCTTGATTTCTTCAAGATGCATAACCCTTCTTGTGTTCATGATCTAGAAACATATATCAACTTGCTAAAACGTCCCAACAATTTGGAGATTCAAAGGGAAGGTTTCAATTTTGTACAGAAAGCAAAGAAGATGGCTTTGAGTGCTCCAAAGTTCAAGGGCTTATCTTGGAGAAACGCAGGCATCAATATGGCCGGACTAGTTCAATCACAAAGGACGTGA